A window from Cryptomeria japonica chromosome 1, Sugi_1.0, whole genome shotgun sequence encodes these proteins:
- the LOC131857397 gene encoding disease resistance protein RPV1-like — MATQKLLTKGTVDKGLIDQSVSILHRIMPDYQIEDGASPSGKLITLKEHISNNYQSLRQIADRQALDSFFAAKKETFDQLIETGKKKIEEKLISIERVSEETRSRRDTGGGKTVYGDMIGESSWYEAWMVKTMVNDLLKTLDRVLLHVAKHPVGMECVKNTLIQKLNLNSVDEVVRVGIWGIGGIGKITIAKALYNQLYSDFEVASFVLIVHATVADPKSLTNLQKKIIKDLTTYDKEVDSVDEGISLFRNRLGGQRVLLILDDVDAVEHLNDLVGDRLCSRSKFIITSRDKRILNVAQVSSQCIHEISGLEINESLQLFSWYVFLRASLSPSYKDLSKRIVEAFHGGDWILLVCAKWHRLLGGSS; from the exons atggccactcagaaattgCTAACGAAAGGAACTGTggacaaagggttaattgatcaatcagtctctaTACTACACAGAATAATGCCTGACTATCAAattgaggatggagcaagcccttctggtaagCTCATAACTTTAAAAGAGcacatatcaaataactatcaatccCTAAGACAGATTGCAGACCGACAAGCTTTGGACAGTTTCTTTGCAGCAAAAAAAGAAACTTTTGATCAACTCATAGAAActgggaagaagaagatagaggaaaaACTTATttctattgag CGTGTTTCAGAAGAAACAAGGAGTCGAAGAGACACTGGTGGAGGGAAAACAGTCTACGGAGATATGATTGGTGAGAGTAGTTG GTACGAAGCTTGGATGGTAAAGACAATGGTGAATGATCTGCTCAAGACATTGGATAGAGTTCTGTTACATGTTGCCAAGCATCCCGTGGGAATGGAGTGTGTAAAGAATACGCTCattcagaaattaaatctgaattCAGTGGATGAGGTGGTTAGGGTTGGAATATGGGGTATTGGTGGTATTGGAAAGATCACAATTGCCAAAGCCCTGTACAATCAACTTTATAGTGATTTTGAAGTTGCTTCCTTTGTATTGATTGTCCATGCCACTGTTGCAGACCCCAAAAGCCTTACAAATTTGCAGAAAAAAATTATCAAAGATTTGACAACATATGATAAAGAAGTGGACAGTGTTGATGAAGGCATATCTCTGTTCAGAAATCGTCTTGGAGGACAACGCGTGCTATTGATTTTGGATGATGTGGATGCTGTTGAACATTTGAATGATTTGGTTGGAGACAGGTTGTGCTCTAGAAGCAAATTTATAATAACTTCTAGAGACAAACGTATTCTCAATGTTGCTCAGGTCTCATCCCAATGCATTCATGAGATCAGTGGATTGGAGATAAATGAAAGCCTCCAGTTATTTAGTTGGTATGTTTTTTTGAGAGCATCTCTGAGTCCAAGTTATAAAGATCTGTCCAAAAGAATAGTGGAAGCTTTTCATGGAGGTGATTGGATCCTTCTTGTCTGCGCAAAATGGCATAGATTGTTGGGAGGAAGCTCTTGA